The Catenuloplanes niger genome includes a window with the following:
- a CDS encoding M16 family metallopeptidase has product MTNPVQRGADPLGGTVNKTVLPSGLRIVTESIPTVRSVSIGIWAAIGSRDETPEFSGASHFLEHLLFKGTERRTAMDISAEIEAVGGETNAFTAKEYTCYYARVLDENLPLAVDVLCDLAANSVLADADVETERGVILEEIAMHDDEPGDQVHDIFTELIYGDHPLGQLISGTEQTIGAMTRAQIETFYRERYTAPHLVIAAAGNLDHDAVVAQVTAALAGTPLDGPAAAPASRRASEPAPAYAPPAQVVEPKDTEQAHVVLGAPGLARLDDRRFTAGVLNNVLGGGMSSRLFQEIREKRGLAYSVYSYTTQYADSGLFAVYAGCAPGKVEEVLELSRAELARVARTSLTAEELDRGKGMTKGAFVLGLEDTGSRMTRLAKAELLYDDLLPVAGFLERVDAVTADEVAALAEDLLTRPRSLAVVGPFDEDTVWPLG; this is encoded by the coding sequence ATGACGAACCCCGTACAGCGGGGCGCTGACCCACTGGGCGGCACGGTCAACAAGACCGTGCTGCCCAGTGGGCTGCGCATCGTCACCGAATCCATCCCGACCGTCCGCAGCGTCTCGATCGGGATCTGGGCCGCGATCGGCTCCCGCGACGAGACGCCGGAGTTCTCCGGCGCGTCGCACTTCCTGGAGCACCTGCTCTTCAAGGGCACCGAGCGGCGCACCGCGATGGACATCTCCGCGGAGATCGAGGCGGTCGGCGGCGAGACGAACGCGTTCACCGCCAAGGAATACACGTGCTACTACGCGCGCGTGCTGGACGAGAACCTGCCGCTCGCGGTCGACGTGCTCTGTGACCTCGCGGCGAACTCCGTGCTCGCCGACGCGGACGTGGAGACCGAGCGCGGCGTGATCCTCGAAGAGATCGCCATGCACGACGACGAGCCCGGCGACCAGGTGCACGACATCTTCACCGAGCTGATCTACGGCGACCATCCGCTGGGCCAGCTCATCTCCGGCACCGAGCAGACCATCGGCGCGATGACCCGCGCGCAGATCGAGACGTTCTACCGCGAGCGGTACACCGCGCCGCACCTGGTGATCGCCGCGGCCGGCAACCTCGACCACGACGCCGTCGTGGCCCAGGTGACCGCGGCGCTGGCCGGCACGCCGCTGGACGGGCCGGCCGCCGCACCCGCGTCCCGCCGCGCGTCCGAGCCGGCCCCGGCGTACGCGCCGCCCGCGCAGGTCGTGGAGCCGAAGGACACCGAGCAGGCGCACGTGGTGCTCGGTGCGCCCGGCCTGGCCCGGCTGGACGACCGGCGGTTCACCGCCGGCGTGCTCAACAACGTGCTCGGCGGCGGCATGTCCAGCCGGCTCTTCCAGGAGATCCGGGAGAAGCGCGGCCTGGCCTACTCGGTCTACTCCTACACCACGCAGTACGCGGACTCCGGCCTCTTCGCGGTCTACGCGGGCTGCGCGCCCGGCAAGGTCGAGGAGGTGCTGGAACTGTCCCGTGCCGAGCTGGCCCGGGTCGCTCGCACCAGCCTGACCGCGGAGGAACTGGACCGGGGCAAGGGCATGACCAAGGGAGCGTTCGTGCTCGGCCTGGAGGACACCGGCTCCCGGATGACCCGCCTGGCCAAGGCCGAGCTGCTCTACGACGACCTGCTGCCGGTCGCCGGCTTCCTGGAGCGGGTCGACGCGGTCACCGCGGACGAGGTCGCCGCGCTCGCCGAGGACCTGCTCACCCGCCCGCGGTCACTCGCGGTGGTGGGCCCCTTCGACGAGGACACGGTCTGGCCTCTGGGATAG
- the dapB gene encoding 4-hydroxy-tetrahydrodipicolinate reductase, translating into MSETIPVAVLGAAGRMGTEVCKAVGAAPDMELTATVDAGEPLDKAAAARVIVDFTTPGAVLDNLRWAIDRGIHAVVGTSGFTEEKFAQVREWLAAKPGVGVIVAPNFGIGAVLMMEFAAKAARYFESVEIIEQHHPRKLDAPSGTATHTARLIAAARAEAGLTAMPDATADEIPGARGADVDGVRVHAVRATGLVAHQEVLFGALGETLTIRHDSLDRASFMPGVLLATREVLTRPGLTVGLAPLL; encoded by the coding sequence GTGAGCGAGACTATCCCAGTCGCTGTCCTCGGAGCCGCCGGCCGGATGGGCACCGAGGTGTGCAAGGCGGTCGGCGCCGCCCCCGACATGGAGCTGACGGCCACGGTCGACGCCGGCGAGCCGCTGGACAAGGCGGCCGCCGCGCGGGTGATCGTGGACTTCACCACGCCCGGCGCCGTGCTGGACAACCTGCGGTGGGCGATCGACCGGGGCATCCACGCGGTCGTCGGCACCAGCGGCTTCACCGAGGAGAAGTTCGCGCAGGTGCGCGAGTGGCTGGCGGCGAAGCCGGGCGTCGGCGTGATCGTCGCACCGAATTTCGGCATCGGCGCGGTGCTGATGATGGAGTTCGCGGCGAAGGCGGCCCGCTACTTCGAGTCCGTCGAGATCATCGAGCAGCACCACCCGCGCAAGCTGGACGCGCCGAGCGGCACCGCCACGCACACGGCACGGCTGATCGCGGCCGCGCGCGCGGAGGCCGGCCTGACCGCCATGCCGGACGCGACCGCGGACGAGATCCCAGGCGCGCGCGGTGCGGACGTGGACGGTGTGCGGGTGCACGCGGTTCGCGCCACCGGCCTGGTCGCGCACCAGGAGGTGCTGTTCGGCGCGCTCGGCGAGACGCTGACGATCCGGCACGACTCGCTGGACCGGGCGTCGTTCATGCCGGGCGTGCTGCTGGCCACCCGCGAGGTGCTGACCCGCCCGGGCCTCACGGTCGGCCTGGCACCGCTGCTCTGA
- a CDS encoding GNAT family N-acetyltransferase has translation MALGYVRPAGSQDAGDIARIQLTTWRVAYRRLLPKQVLDAVDVAWLTERWRESIEAPPTPRHRVLVAVEQAEQSYLVGFAAAGPADEQALAPGEEPGALGPDVAAVTDLLVEPRWGRRGHGSRLLSAAVDLWREDMFGTAIAWAYDADAATRKFLGSAGWEPDGASRALDVDDLLIPQLRLHVSLADAPL, from the coding sequence ATGGCACTCGGGTACGTTCGACCGGCCGGCTCGCAGGACGCCGGTGACATCGCACGAATCCAGCTCACGACCTGGCGGGTCGCGTATCGCCGGTTGCTGCCCAAGCAGGTGCTCGACGCGGTCGACGTCGCCTGGCTGACGGAGCGGTGGCGGGAGTCCATCGAGGCCCCGCCGACACCCCGGCACCGGGTTCTGGTCGCCGTTGAGCAGGCCGAACAATCGTATCTGGTGGGCTTCGCCGCGGCAGGTCCGGCCGATGAGCAGGCACTCGCGCCCGGCGAGGAGCCGGGCGCGCTCGGCCCGGACGTCGCGGCCGTCACCGATCTGCTGGTCGAGCCGCGCTGGGGCCGGCGCGGGCACGGCAGCCGGCTGCTGTCCGCGGCCGTGGACCTGTGGCGGGAGGACATGTTCGGCACCGCGATCGCGTGGGCGTACGACGCGGACGCGGCGACCCGCAAGTTCCTCGGCTCGGCCGGCTGGGAGCCGGACGGTGCCTCCCGGGCGCTGGACGTCGACGACCTGCTCATTCCCCAGCTCCGCCTGCACGTCTCGCTCGCCGACGCCCCCCTCTAG
- a CDS encoding glycosyltransferase 87 family protein, which produces MRTLWRVAGVVLFAVAVAVFDLVTSARHGFFDLKVYWGALNYWANDGGMLYDYLNPNTLYGFTYPPFAAFVMLPMAWVPWTAAMTISVIATVAVTAVLVWWMIRPIVQRQGWTPWLAFAIAACLVAAYEPMRETVNFGQVNMLLLFLVAADVLLLVARRSPFGGVGIGLATAIKLTPGVFIVYLLVTGRWRAAITASGTAAFVTLVAAVIAPDASREFWLSALWNTDRVGDLGFISNQSLQGVVARLFGDDLKPLWALLVVATLVFWGWRCRLAIQAGDERAGLALTAVLGCLISPVTWVHHLVWLLPALFLIAGDGFRSTGRRRKVMLTVAFLSWAILCSRLVWVWTYRTGGLGGFLGGSAYLWVSIVLLLAIPIDRADDPEDQDLSEGTEEARPSLVA; this is translated from the coding sequence ATGCGGACGCTCTGGCGGGTCGCCGGCGTGGTGCTGTTCGCCGTCGCCGTCGCCGTCTTCGACCTGGTCACGTCCGCGCGGCACGGGTTCTTCGACCTCAAGGTCTACTGGGGAGCGCTGAACTACTGGGCCAACGACGGCGGCATGCTCTACGACTACCTGAACCCGAACACGCTGTACGGGTTCACCTACCCGCCGTTCGCCGCGTTCGTGATGCTGCCGATGGCCTGGGTCCCCTGGACCGCCGCGATGACGATCAGCGTGATCGCGACCGTGGCCGTCACCGCGGTGCTGGTCTGGTGGATGATCCGGCCGATCGTGCAGCGCCAGGGCTGGACGCCGTGGCTGGCGTTCGCGATCGCGGCCTGCCTGGTCGCCGCGTACGAACCGATGCGCGAGACGGTCAACTTCGGCCAGGTCAACATGCTGTTGCTGTTCCTGGTCGCGGCGGACGTGCTGCTCCTCGTCGCGCGGCGGAGCCCGTTCGGCGGCGTGGGCATCGGCCTGGCCACCGCGATCAAGCTGACGCCCGGCGTGTTCATCGTCTACCTGCTGGTCACCGGCCGCTGGCGGGCCGCGATCACCGCGTCCGGCACGGCCGCGTTCGTGACGCTGGTCGCCGCCGTGATCGCACCGGACGCGTCCCGCGAGTTCTGGCTGTCCGCGCTCTGGAACACCGACCGGGTCGGCGACCTCGGCTTCATCTCCAACCAGTCGCTGCAGGGCGTGGTCGCGCGGCTCTTCGGCGACGACCTGAAGCCGCTCTGGGCGCTGCTGGTGGTGGCCACGCTGGTCTTCTGGGGCTGGCGCTGCCGGCTCGCGATCCAGGCCGGTGACGAGCGCGCCGGCCTGGCGCTGACCGCGGTGCTGGGCTGCCTGATCAGCCCGGTGACCTGGGTGCACCACCTGGTCTGGCTGCTGCCCGCGCTGTTCCTGATCGCCGGCGACGGGTTCCGGTCGACCGGCCGGCGCCGGAAGGTCATGCTGACCGTCGCGTTCCTGAGCTGGGCGATCCTGTGCAGCCGGCTGGTCTGGGTCTGGACGTACCGCACCGGCGGGCTGGGCGGCTTCCTCGGCGGCAGCGCCTACCTCTGGGTCAGCATCGTGCTGCTGCTGGCGATCCCGATCGACCGCGCGGACGACCCCGAGGACCAGGACCTGTCCGAGGGTACGGAGGAAGCCCGCCCGTCGCTGGTCGCCTGA
- a CDS encoding winged helix-turn-helix domain-containing protein has translation MAISDDLSLAQARRVTLAAQGFTDPPPGGPVTMRHLRRVLGRVGLLQIDSVNVLQRAHYLPMYSRLGPYPTELLDRASARRPRTLFEYWGHEASLIPVELQPALRWRMAEAHTSAWGGMRRIAQEQPGLVAWVRDEVRARGPLTAAEIEHDAPRETGNWGWNWSVVKRALEWLFWSGEVTAAGRNSAFARLYDLPERVLPAAVVDAPTPPVEDAHRQLVEISARALGVAAEPELRDYFRLPVAGARRAIAELAEAGTLRPVRVEGWNRPAYLHADARLPRRVRASTLVSPFDPVVWERARAERLFGFTYRIEIYVPAPRRLHGYYVLPFLHGDRFAGRVDLKADRRAGVLRVPAAWREPHADEAETAHALAAELRRLAGWLGLTEVAPPERGDLAPALTAALAAAHDAEPVPSVATGPAAGGV, from the coding sequence ATGGCCATCTCCGACGATCTCTCGCTCGCTCAGGCGCGGCGCGTCACGCTCGCCGCGCAGGGCTTCACCGACCCCCCGCCGGGCGGTCCGGTCACGATGCGGCACCTGCGGCGCGTGCTGGGCCGGGTCGGCCTGCTGCAGATCGACTCCGTCAACGTGCTGCAGCGCGCGCACTACCTGCCGATGTACAGCCGGCTCGGGCCATACCCGACGGAGCTGCTGGACCGGGCGTCCGCCCGGCGCCCGCGCACGCTGTTCGAGTACTGGGGGCACGAGGCGTCGCTGATCCCGGTCGAGCTGCAGCCGGCGCTGCGCTGGCGGATGGCGGAGGCGCACACGTCCGCGTGGGGTGGCATGCGGCGCATCGCGCAGGAGCAGCCCGGCCTGGTCGCCTGGGTGCGCGACGAGGTGCGCGCCCGCGGCCCGCTGACCGCGGCCGAGATCGAGCACGACGCGCCGCGCGAGACCGGCAACTGGGGGTGGAACTGGTCGGTCGTCAAGCGCGCGCTGGAGTGGCTGTTCTGGTCCGGCGAGGTCACCGCGGCCGGCCGCAACTCCGCGTTCGCCCGCCTCTACGACCTGCCCGAACGGGTGCTGCCCGCCGCGGTGGTGGACGCGCCGACACCCCCGGTCGAGGACGCGCACCGGCAGCTGGTCGAGATCTCCGCCCGCGCGCTCGGCGTGGCCGCGGAACCGGAGCTGCGCGACTACTTCCGGCTCCCGGTCGCCGGCGCCCGCCGGGCGATCGCGGAACTGGCCGAGGCCGGCACGCTCCGGCCGGTCCGGGTCGAGGGGTGGAACCGGCCGGCCTACCTGCACGCGGACGCGCGGCTGCCGCGCCGGGTGCGGGCCAGCACGCTGGTCAGCCCGTTCGACCCGGTGGTCTGGGAACGGGCGCGGGCCGAGCGGCTGTTCGGCTTCACGTACCGGATCGAGATCTACGTGCCCGCCCCACGGCGGCTCCATGGCTACTACGTGCTGCCGTTCCTGCACGGTGACCGGTTCGCCGGCCGCGTCGACCTCAAGGCCGACCGCAGGGCCGGCGTGCTGCGCGTGCCCGCGGCCTGGCGCGAGCCGCACGCGGACGAGGCGGAGACCGCGCACGCGCTCGCGGCCGAGCTGCGCCGCCTCGCCGGGTGGCTGGGCCTGACCGAGGTCGCCCCGCCGGAGCGCGGCGACCTGGCCCCGGCGCTCACGGCCGCGCTGGCCGCCGCGCACGACGCCGAGCCGGTCCCGTCCGTCGCCACCGGCCCGGCCGCCGGCGGTGTCTGA
- a CDS encoding DUF2752 domain-containing protein, protein MSGEPSQADSRFVDTTSPHPADGPGVVRQSGTDDTRPVSPAGSDGPSYPAYQPGPDGSYPAYQPGPDGTYPPYAGYPPGYVPPQPDRLTRLVARIHARTPRWLAPLAVFGCVSAAAGYVLWADPAAADANAQPTCIVKYLTGFDCPGCGGTRAVWYMMHGDIPAAARHHAVLLFAVPFVAYLYVAWAGKALFGWRLPSWEPSSRSLIWFLAAWAAFSVLRNLPWAPFTWFFV, encoded by the coding sequence ATGAGCGGCGAGCCGTCGCAGGCGGATTCGAGGTTCGTGGACACCACGTCGCCGCATCCGGCCGACGGCCCCGGCGTGGTTCGGCAGTCCGGGACGGACGACACCCGTCCCGTCTCCCCAGCCGGTTCCGACGGGCCGTCGTACCCGGCGTATCAGCCGGGTCCCGACGGGTCGTATCCCGCGTACCAGCCCGGTCCCGACGGGACGTATCCGCCGTATGCGGGCTACCCGCCGGGTTACGTGCCGCCGCAGCCGGACCGGCTCACCCGGCTCGTCGCCCGGATCCACGCGCGCACCCCACGCTGGCTGGCACCGCTCGCCGTGTTCGGCTGCGTCTCCGCCGCCGCCGGTTACGTGCTCTGGGCCGACCCGGCCGCGGCCGACGCGAACGCGCAGCCGACCTGCATCGTGAAGTACCTGACCGGGTTCGACTGCCCGGGCTGCGGCGGGACGCGCGCGGTCTGGTACATGATGCACGGCGACATCCCGGCCGCGGCCCGGCATCACGCGGTCCTGCTGTTCGCGGTCCCGTTCGTGGCCTACCTCTACGTCGCCTGGGCCGGGAAGGCACTGTTCGGCTGGCGCCTGCCGAGCTGGGAGCCGTCCTCCCGGTCCCTGATCTGGTTCCTGGCCGCCTGGGCCGCCTTCTCCGTGCTGCGCAACCTGCCGTGGGCGCCGTTCACCTGGTTCTTCGTCTGA
- the thyX gene encoding FAD-dependent thymidylate synthase, producing the protein MVPQQVQLIAWTQFQAPEGVAWSTDAEGGQALAEFAGRACYQSWKKPNPKTATNAGYLEHILETGHFSVLEHGSVSFYFSGISRSLTHELIRHRHFSYSQLSQRYVPERDAAFVEPDVIAGDPELHAMFEKAADASLAAYTELLEGLEAKFADVESPTLRRKQARQAARAILPNAVETRIVVTGNYRAWRHFIALRATEAADVEIRELAVECLRQLTEKAPNVFGDFTISTLPDGTEVASSPHAERS; encoded by the coding sequence ATCGTGCCGCAGCAGGTGCAGTTGATCGCGTGGACGCAGTTCCAGGCGCCGGAGGGCGTGGCGTGGTCGACGGACGCCGAGGGCGGGCAGGCGCTCGCCGAGTTCGCGGGCCGCGCCTGCTACCAGTCGTGGAAGAAGCCGAACCCGAAGACGGCGACGAACGCGGGCTACCTGGAGCACATCCTGGAGACCGGGCACTTCAGCGTGCTGGAGCACGGTTCGGTCAGCTTCTACTTCTCCGGCATCTCCCGGTCGCTGACCCACGAGCTGATCCGGCACCGGCACTTCTCCTACTCGCAGCTCTCCCAGCGGTACGTGCCGGAGCGCGACGCCGCGTTCGTCGAGCCGGACGTGATCGCGGGTGACCCGGAGCTGCACGCGATGTTCGAGAAGGCGGCCGACGCGAGCCTCGCGGCGTACACCGAGCTGCTGGAGGGCCTGGAGGCGAAGTTCGCCGACGTGGAGAGCCCGACGCTGCGCCGCAAGCAGGCCCGTCAGGCCGCGCGCGCGATCCTGCCGAACGCGGTGGAGACCCGCATCGTGGTGACCGGCAACTACCGCGCGTGGCGGCACTTCATCGCGCTGCGCGCCACCGAGGCGGCCGACGTGGAGATCCGCGAGCTGGCCGTCGAGTGCCTGCGGCAGTTGACCGAGAAGGCGCCGAACGTGTTCGGCGACTTCACCATCAGCACGCTTCCGGACGGCACCGAGGTCGCGAGCAGCCCGCACGCCGAGCGGTCCTGA
- the dapA gene encoding 4-hydroxy-tetrahydrodipicolinate synthase, with protein MTHDHSAARRPFGRVITAMVTPFRPDGSLDADGAQTLAAHLVDVQRNDALVLSGTGGESPTTTEAEKETLIRVVREAIGDRAQIIAGVGTNDTAHTVELARTAEKAGANGLLVVTPYYNRPPQSGVARHFTTVADATGLPVMLYDIPHRAGIPIATETLLRVAEHPNIVAVKDAKGDLFATSAVLARTNLAYYSGEDAATLPWLSIGASGVVGTSTHFVGARTQELITAFERGDVAEALRLHRQLLPIYTGIFRTAGTILVKAGLNAQGLPAGPVRSPLVDATEDETAQLRADCLAAGVELAA; from the coding sequence ATGACGCACGACCACAGCGCCGCCCGGCGGCCCTTCGGACGAGTTATCACGGCCATGGTGACGCCGTTCCGCCCGGACGGCTCGCTCGACGCGGACGGCGCGCAGACGCTCGCCGCGCACCTGGTCGATGTGCAGCGCAACGACGCGCTGGTGCTCAGCGGCACCGGCGGTGAGTCGCCGACCACCACCGAGGCGGAGAAGGAGACGCTGATCCGCGTCGTCCGCGAGGCGATCGGCGACCGCGCGCAGATCATCGCGGGGGTCGGCACGAACGACACCGCGCACACCGTGGAGCTGGCCCGCACGGCCGAGAAGGCCGGCGCGAACGGTCTGCTCGTCGTCACGCCGTACTACAACCGGCCGCCGCAGTCCGGCGTCGCGCGTCACTTCACCACCGTGGCCGACGCGACCGGGCTGCCGGTGATGCTCTACGACATCCCGCACCGGGCGGGCATACCGATCGCGACCGAGACGCTGCTGCGGGTCGCCGAGCACCCGAACATCGTGGCCGTGAAGGACGCGAAGGGTGACCTGTTCGCGACGTCCGCGGTGCTGGCCCGGACGAATCTGGCGTACTACAGCGGCGAGGACGCCGCGACGCTGCCCTGGCTGTCGATCGGCGCGTCCGGCGTGGTCGGCACGTCCACGCACTTCGTCGGCGCGCGGACGCAGGAGCTGATCACGGCGTTCGAGCGCGGCGACGTGGCCGAGGCGCTCCGCCTGCACCGGCAGCTGCTGCCGATCTACACGGGCATCTTCCGCACCGCGGGCACCATCCTGGTCAAGGCCGGGCTCAACGCCCAGGGCCTGCCGGCCGGGCCGGTGCGATCGCCGCTGGTGGATGCCACCGAGGACGAGACGGCGCAGCTGCGCGCCGATTGCCTGGCCGCCGGCGTGGAGTTGGCGGCATGA
- a CDS encoding ribonuclease J — protein sequence MTTEQTAVHVPPLPKGALRVIPLGGLGAIGRNMTVFEYDGKLLIVDCGVLFPDVDQPGVDLILPDFTPILDRLADVQAIVLTHGHEDHIGAVPYLLAHKKDIPLVGSQFTLALVEAKLAERRIDPYTLTVKEGRSEKLGPFECEFFAVNHSIPDALAVAIKTPAGTVLHTGDFKMDQLPLDGRITDLAGFARLGAEGVDLLLSDSTNAEIPGFVSPEREIGPVIDSIFAKATGRIIVASFASHVHRVQQVLDSAHEHGRKVAFIGRSMVRNMGIARDLGLLHIPDRLVVGMDEAMNLPPDEIVLMSTGSQGEPMSALGRMATGDHRHVTITPGDTVVLASSLVPGNETSVYRVINRLSRAGATVIHKEVARVHVSGHSPAGELLYLLNVVKPKNLMPVHGEWRHLRAHGRLGVESGIKPEHVVLAEDGDIVDLVGGRARVVGHAGNRYVYVDGLAVGDVSESLLTERKILGDGGFIAATVVVDSVTGKVVGGPAISAKGFSEDPEAFNPVLPLITDGLNRAANDGITDPHQLQQIVRRIVGRWVNEAYRRRPMIVPNVVEV from the coding sequence GTGACCACGGAACAGACCGCCGTGCACGTTCCGCCGCTGCCCAAGGGAGCCCTCCGGGTCATCCCGCTGGGTGGGCTGGGTGCCATCGGCCGGAACATGACCGTCTTCGAGTACGACGGGAAACTGCTCATAGTCGACTGCGGGGTGCTCTTCCCCGACGTGGACCAGCCCGGCGTCGACCTGATCCTGCCGGACTTCACCCCGATCCTGGACCGGCTCGCCGACGTGCAGGCGATCGTGCTCACCCACGGGCACGAGGACCACATCGGCGCCGTCCCCTACCTGCTCGCTCACAAGAAGGACATTCCGCTCGTCGGGTCCCAGTTCACGCTGGCCCTGGTCGAGGCGAAGCTGGCCGAGCGCCGGATCGACCCGTACACGCTGACCGTGAAGGAGGGCCGGAGCGAGAAGCTCGGGCCGTTCGAGTGCGAGTTCTTCGCGGTGAACCACTCGATCCCGGACGCGCTCGCGGTCGCGATCAAGACGCCGGCCGGCACCGTCCTGCACACCGGCGACTTCAAGATGGACCAGCTGCCGCTGGACGGCCGGATCACCGACCTGGCCGGCTTCGCGCGGCTCGGCGCCGAGGGCGTCGACCTGCTGCTCTCCGACTCGACGAACGCGGAGATCCCCGGCTTCGTCTCCCCGGAGCGGGAGATCGGCCCGGTCATCGACTCGATCTTCGCCAAGGCGACCGGCCGGATCATCGTGGCCAGCTTCGCCTCGCACGTGCACCGCGTCCAGCAGGTGCTGGACTCCGCGCACGAACACGGCCGCAAGGTCGCGTTCATCGGCCGCTCGATGGTGCGGAACATGGGGATCGCCCGCGACCTCGGCCTGTTGCACATCCCGGACCGGCTGGTCGTCGGCATGGACGAGGCGATGAACCTGCCGCCGGACGAGATCGTGCTGATGTCGACCGGTTCGCAGGGCGAGCCGATGAGCGCGCTCGGCCGGATGGCCACCGGCGACCACCGGCACGTCACGATCACGCCCGGTGACACCGTGGTGCTGGCCAGCTCGCTGGTCCCCGGCAACGAGACCTCGGTCTACCGGGTGATCAACCGGCTGTCCCGGGCCGGCGCCACCGTGATCCACAAGGAGGTCGCGCGGGTGCACGTGTCCGGCCACTCGCCGGCCGGTGAGCTGCTCTACCTGCTCAACGTGGTCAAGCCGAAGAACCTGATGCCGGTGCACGGCGAGTGGCGGCACCTGCGCGCCCACGGCCGGCTCGGCGTCGAGTCCGGCATCAAGCCGGAGCACGTGGTGCTGGCCGAGGACGGCGACATCGTCGACCTGGTCGGCGGCCGGGCCCGCGTGGTCGGCCACGCCGGTAACCGCTACGTCTACGTCGACGGTCTCGCGGTCGGCGACGTCAGCGAGTCGCTGCTGACCGAGCGCAAGATCCTCGGGGACGGCGGCTTCATCGCCGCGACCGTGGTGGTCGACTCCGTCACCGGCAAGGTGGTGGGTGGCCCGGCGATCTCCGCCAAGGGCTTCTCCGAGGACCCGGAGGCGTTCAACCCGGTGCTTCCGCTGATCACGGACGGCCTGAACCGGGCCGCGAACGACGGCATCACCGACCCGCACCAGTTGCAGCAGATCGTGCGCCGCATCGTCGGCCGCTGGGTGAACGAGGCCTACCGCCGCCGCCCGATGATCGTCCCGAACGTGGTCGAGGTCTGA
- a CDS encoding helix-turn-helix domain-containing protein produces the protein MSSQDPPAVARRRLRLALRHARQRRKLTQQQVADALEWSLSKVQRIESGDVSISTTDLRAALVLLGVVDPRRVAQLTEDAKASRRQRWWTTAEYREHLSPAMLQLLQFESEATAIRVFQATLIPGVLQTRAYAGWIQHFWAGDIPHADMKVRVELRTRRGENLFEVPDPPAYLLILDESVLHREVGGAEVFAEQLEYLLERIRQRLVTVRFVPFRDAVKLVMLGSFTILELPDEEDVFLYQEEGWGDSMHHSLATIHRYREIFEQAWEASFPPDVSARLIESCVLRLRTLLDRQRHSA, from the coding sequence ATGAGCTCCCAGGACCCGCCCGCCGTCGCCCGTCGTCGTCTGCGCCTGGCGCTGCGCCATGCCCGGCAGCGCCGGAAGCTCACGCAGCAGCAGGTGGCGGACGCGCTGGAGTGGTCGCTGTCCAAGGTGCAGCGGATCGAGAGCGGCGACGTCAGCATCTCCACCACGGACCTGCGGGCCGCGCTCGTGCTGCTCGGCGTCGTCGACCCGCGGCGGGTCGCGCAGTTGACCGAGGACGCGAAGGCGTCCCGCCGGCAGCGCTGGTGGACCACGGCCGAGTACCGCGAGCATCTGAGCCCGGCGATGCTGCAACTGCTGCAGTTCGAGTCGGAGGCGACCGCGATCCGGGTGTTCCAGGCGACGCTCATCCCGGGTGTCCTGCAGACCCGGGCCTATGCGGGCTGGATCCAGCATTTCTGGGCCGGCGACATTCCGCATGCCGATATGAAGGTCCGGGTCGAGCTCCGGACCCGCCGTGGTGAGAACCTGTTCGAGGTGCCGGACCCGCCGGCCTATCTGCTCATCCTCGACGAATCCGTGCTGCACCGGGAGGTCGGCGGCGCCGAGGTGTTCGCCGAGCAGTTGGAATACCTGCTGGAGAGGATTCGGCAACGGCTCGTCACGGTGCGCTTCGTGCCGTTCCGCGACGCGGTCAAGCTGGTGATGCTGGGCTCCTTCACCATCCTGGAGTTGCCCGACGAGGAGGACGTCTTCCTCTATCAGGAGGAGGGCTGGGGTGACTCGATGCATCATTCGCTGGCCACGATCCACCGGTACCGGGAGATCTTCGAACAGGCCTGGGAGGCCAGCTTCCCGCCCGACGTCTCGGCTCGTTTGATTGAAAGTTGTGTGCTGAGGCTCCGGACCCTGCTAGACAGGCAGCGGCACTCCGCCTAG
- a CDS encoding DUF397 domain-containing protein: protein MKSAAQWRKSTYCDTASCVEVADLSRGVIGLRDGKNPSGPVLRFSAAEWHAFLDMLKLENMV from the coding sequence ATGAAATCTGCTGCACAATGGCGCAAAAGCACCTATTGTGACACCGCCTCGTGTGTCGAGGTCGCCGATCTATCGCGCGGTGTGATCGGTCTGCGTGACGGCAAGAATCCGTCCGGGCCGGTCCTGCGTTTCTCCGCCGCCGAATGGCATGCGTTTCTCGACATGCTCAAGCTAGAGAATATGGTTTGA
- a CDS encoding DUF397 domain-containing protein, with protein MASVDVVHVAWQRSTRCDTSSCVEVARESSGARVRNSTDPAGPVLIFSTEAWRALVEEIHRFR; from the coding sequence ATGGCGAGCGTCGATGTGGTCCACGTGGCCTGGCAGCGCAGCACCCGATGCGACACCAGCTCCTGCGTGGAGGTCGCGCGCGAGAGCTCCGGAGCGCGAGTACGGAACAGCACCGATCCGGCCGGCCCGGTGCTGATCTTCTCGACGGAGGCGTGGCGCGCCCTCGTCGAAGAGATCCACCGGTTCCGCTGA